Below is a genomic region from Erigeron canadensis isolate Cc75 chromosome 7, C_canadensis_v1, whole genome shotgun sequence.
TTAATATTTTTCGACCGGACTAGTTGGatctaaaatcaaaatatatatatatatatacgtttagcatagtaaaatctaaaaaattttaatttgaacaCAATATAGCTTTGAAATGCTAATTTCTAGCATCAAtcattcaaaaataaacaaattctaacaaaataattattagCTAAACAAGTTTTAACTCCAAATCAAATATTAAACGCATTCAAATACTATCCATATTAAAGCATCCACAATGACAAATTTTACAAAACTTATTTTAGGAGTTTGGagataaatattgtaattatATCAGCAAGTGTATTTGTGATACCTCAATAAGGAAATGAAGTCCCTTGAGCATAAGCTTATTAGTGGTTGAAATGACATCCCATTCAGAAGATATGATGAAGTGTATACGAAACAACCTTTGGGTCGGGTTTGTCTTGCAAGgtaataaaaaaagaagtgtTTAAGTTAATTGGGGTATTGGTCTGGTGGTCAGGGTGTTTTCTTCTAAAGGGTTTCATCATGGGGGTCATGGGTTTAAATTCTGCCAAAAATTTTTGGAGAGGGAGCTCGAGGTGGACACACTAATTTAAGAGGGTGTTGCTAGTTATTCTACCTTTAAAAGAAATTCGTTAGAAATCTTTTTACAGGTCGAAACACAAGCACTTAAACAATATATAGCTAGCAGCACTTTGTTTAAGGGTTTTTCTATGAACCAGTTATTAGACAAGCGAGtgttgttggtggtggttgattaTTTATAAGAGAGAAAGTATTTGCGTGTTGCGGTGGTGAGATgataggggtgataggtcatagagtttaataggtcataggaggtgataggtcatagaatgtgatagccaaatgccttagccgtacgggctatACCGTTGGATtcaaaaattcgtcgaaagtatatccaatgacatctctaataaaagattatgaaattttaagaacacccatataacttttataatttatcgatgtatggtttttgagataaaagattttaaatgattagagaaataaaatgatttatggatgagaaaaaaaatgattgattttgatttgggaaGAGAAATGACGAATTTCCGGTTAAAAAATTTGGAGAAAACAAATGCGAAATAGTAGAGATGTATGGATGATGCATGAACCTTTGAAGATTCATGACTACTTTTCAGAAAATATTAGTAACCGAATTAAAATAAGGAAAAAATGACAGATAAATAAACGGCTAGAACTGATTTAATTGATTagtatatcaaaaaaaaaaaaaaaaaaaaaaaagataatgatcATTTAAGGGGAAAAAATGCAAAGGCATTCAATTCTCTCTAGCTATATAAATACCTACACTTGAACCATGCATATATCAGAACAATATAGCATCccataaattatcaaaaatgagAAACTTGATAACAGTCCCAAGAGGTGTTAAGGAGCCTGAATATGGCAAAATCCTACTATCCAATGTGACCATTACCAGGAAGCGAAACCTCTTCACGAGCCGTAAATGGAGGACTGTTGACATCCAAATGGGAGTAGGCATCTTAAGTATTCATTTGCTTGCACTTTTCGCTCCATTTACGTTCACTTGGGATGCGTTTTGGGCTGCATTTTGGAGCTACTTATTGTGTGGAATTTGCGGCATAACGCTCTCTTATCATCGTAACTTAGCACACCATAGCCTCAAATTGCCCAAGTGGCTCGAGTACACATTCGCTTATCTTGGAGTTCTATCTTTTCAggttcttctttttttaattttctttttaactcaTGCATGTATCATTTGGTTATTAAATACATCCAGTACTGAATGCaccatatatatttgtattttgtatatatacatagaggGATCCAATATATTGGGTTAGCATTCATAGATATCACCATCAATACGTTGATACCGAAAAAGATACACACTCTCCCACCTTTGGATTTTGGTTTAGTCATATGGGTTGGCTCTTTGATAGCGGCTACATTCTCGAAAAGGTACGTATTATACGTACTTCCAATGTTCATGTTCTAAgatataaaaacttttaaagtgaGTTGGCCACCTACACCCTAAAAGGTAGTCACAGACATTCAGAATTGCAGGGTTCCTAGACTGGAAGAAAAATTCCCGGGTTCCCAGCCACTTacccttttttaaaatataaaaaactttttggCTACTACTACTTTTTAGTTAAACTTATCATTAGTATGTGTTTTGCAGTATCAAGAACGAAAAAATGTAGAGGATTTAAAAAAGCAAGTGTTTTATAGGTTCATTAAGAGAACATATATGTTGCATCTACTAGCATTTACGGCGCTTGTTTATGCTATCGGTGGATTTTCTTACCTTGTTTGGGTTGTGGTAAGAATTTGGACAACTGTTTTTCGATCCGCTTTATTCAATGATTTTTcttgttcaatatatatagtaatgcTGTATATATATGAGCTCATATGTAGGGTGTAAGAACCACTTGGGGATATCATGTGACATTTCTAGTGAACTCAGTATGCCACATATGGGGAAACCAAGCTTGGAACACCGGTGATCTCTCAAAGAATAATTGGTAAGTTATATTCATAAAAAGAGTTACAtatgaacatatataattagtgttgatatacatatatatatatatataggtgggtAGCATTGATCACTTTTGGAGAGGGATGGCATAATAATCACCACGCATTTGAGTATTCAGCTCGACATGGGTTGAAATGGTGGCAAATCGACTTATGCTGGTATATGATAAGGTTTCTTGAGGTAGTCGGATTAGCCACCAATGTTAAGTTGCCGACCGAGGCTCACAAATTTAAGAAATCACTTAAGCAGCAAAACATGCTCAAGTGATTCATTTGACATTTGTCATGTATCTTCAAATTCAGAAATTTGGTTGTATTTTTGGTAAATCTTAGACCAGCAGCTCCTCACCAATATTACTTGACCAGCTTGTGCTTAACTCTAAGTTCAGTTCTGCATCAGTTGCAACTTATTTTCATATATGGAGTTTGGTCATATTTTATCATATGTATGattatcaaaataaatactCGTATCAAATTAAAGAAGGAAGGAActctttcaaaatatttattttagacCAAAAAAACTCAAATACATTAATAGAACATATATATTCGCCTGGAAACCATACTAACTTACACCAACACAATGCCAGCATATCTATGTTTCCCTTCTCTTCAAAATAACCATTTTACCTCCAAGCCTCGCATTTAGCCATTTCTTTAGGGACAATATATTAATGCCAAGCCTATATATGAAACCAAATTAATGTTAATAAACGAATAGTAGGtcctttttttaaagttgttaagtGAACCAGGCACTTTGTTCCATATTCTTCGCATGTTTTGTACACAACTTATATCTTAATCTGTAAGGGCCAAGGGACAACTTTATCACCTGCTCGTTATGTTAAATAGTTTGATTATGCATATATAGGGCGGTGACAAAATGGGTGGGACGGggggtaacgggtcaaatggaGAATTTGAAACGGATTCCAACTCGATTAGGAGAATTTCAATCCCAATCTGAGTTGAGTCACGAACAATTATTTTCTTGAACAACAAACTATCCTACTCCTAATcctaaattacacaaatgccCCACGTATCAAAGTACTCctaaaataccctcactataaAACACCCCTATAAATGTTGGAAGTGGAACTCGAACCCAAATGGAATATACCAAGATCTTACCAATGGGTCACCAACTCTATTGACGAATCACGTACGTACAACTGGTTTAGGGATAATGTTATTTGGACTTTTCTATATCAAAGCACAGTAAAACATTAACCGGATAGTTGAAATGCATTTTTTGAAAGGTGCGAATTACCCGTGAATATGGAGAGGTCTAGTATATATTGTCTTAACCGAGTCCGTGCTAAAGAGTCACCTCACAGAATAGATACCCGATTCAAACCCCTCGATGAGAAATCCTATCACCTAAGAGGGAAAAACTCACCCAGGTCCACCATAGGTTAAAATTAAATACCCTGGCTACCTCAAATATGACTAGGGTGGGACTCAAACTGAGACCTACTGTGAGGAAACAACCTCCTTGCCACTAGATCATTTGATGATGGTTGTTGACCTGTAATTTGATGTACTTTGAGCACTACAACCGCTGTTGTAAAACTCATCGAGTAGAGCTGAGTACTCTCCGAGTACTCGCTATAAGGTAGGGTGTCGAGTCGGCCGAGTATTCACCGCATACACCCGAGTACTCCCAACTTGCTTGTCAATTGACCTGGAGCGATTAACGACTTCCGCAACCTTCGCTACAACTATAACCACAACCAAGAGCACCTCATAGTCTGAGTTGACTCATATACAAATGATTTAGGGATATGATATTGCCTTTTGgactttttattatgtttaactGTTTAAGCCACAAGTAATTAAATATAGagaaaattatactttttgtcCCTCAAGTTGCAAGATTCACAGTTTTTacccttaagtgaattaattataaaaaaaaaacctctaaaGTTGgtctttttttcacttttcactccATGACCAAACACCGTCTATTTGGTCCGTTAAATGAGAGACAAATTCGtcatttcatcattttttttttccaccatTCATTCATCACCAGATCTTCATACTATCATTTTTCACCACCAAATTTCATCATCACATgacaatacaaacaaaaaacaacaaagaAACATATCCATTTCTGTTCCAAACTAaaacatcaaacactttatatCCCAAACTAACTATTCAACTaactatataaacatatatatatatatata
It encodes:
- the LOC122607048 gene encoding palmitoyl-monogalactosyldiacylglycerol delta-7 desaturase, chloroplastic-like; amino-acid sequence: MRNLITVPRGVKEPEYGKILLSNVTITRKRNLFTSRKWRTVDIQMGVGILSIHLLALFAPFTFTWDAFWAAFWSYLLCGICGITLSYHRNLAHHSLKLPKWLEYTFAYLGVLSFQRDPIYWVSIHRYHHQYVDTEKDTHSPTFGFWFSHMGWLFDSGYILEKYQERKNVEDLKKQVFYRFIKRTYMLHLLAFTALVYAIGGFSYLVWVVGVRTTWGYHVTFLVNSVCHIWGNQAWNTGDLSKNNWWVALITFGEGWHNNHHAFEYSARHGLKWWQIDLCWYMIRFLEVVGLATNVKLPTEAHKFKKSLKQQNMLK